TCGTGGCAGAGATTAAACGCCTTGATCACATGAGTTCCCGGTGCCGCCGCGGCCAGTTGCTGTGCGGCTGAGAGACCGCCCTGTGTCAGCAGCCGGAAGCCCGGACCAATCGGATTGGAACAGTCGATCAGCACCTTGCCGTCCAGGACCGCCCGCAGTTCCCTCGCCACGCGCGCCCCCGCGCCGAAGGGCAGCGCGGCCAGCACCACCTGACCGAACTCGGCCGCCTCGCGGAGACTGGCAGGCTTCGCGCTGCCCCCGAGGTGCGTCGCGAGCCGCTCCGTCTTGTGCACGTCCCGCCCTCCGATGGCCACGTCGTGCCCGGCCCGGACCCAGTGGGTGGCAAGCGCTTCCGCCATGTTGCCCGTGCCCAGTACGCCGATTCTCATCACGCATTCCTCCCAGGACCTGCTCGGACCGTTCGCAACGACGCTAGAGGGCCCCTCGGGCACCATTTGGTACGTGACGACCGACGCCTTCCTCGCCGACTGCCGTGCCCGCCTCGCCTTCGACCTCCTCTCCAACACCTGGAACCCCGTCGTGCTCTGGGCACTGCGGGTCGGTCCCAGACGCCCGGTCGAATTACGCGAGCAGATCGGGGGAATCAGCTCCAAGGTCCTCACCGAGACGCTGCGGCGCCTGCAGTCCAAGGGACTGGTGGACCGGCAGGCCCACCCCGGAGCGCCACCGCGAGTTGAGTACCAACTCACCACCCTGGGGCGGACTTTGCTGGCACCCATCGACGCTGTTGGAGCATGGGCCTTCGAGCACGGCGATGAAGTCATGGCTGCCCAGGAAGCCGAATGCACCACCACCAAGTCCCCCTCAGAGTGAGCGCAGACGTCTCCAGCAGATGTGTGCGCACCCGAGGGTGAGGAAGGCTTCGTGGATGTCGTCGCGGATCTCCCAACGAATCCGTAAGCGGCGGAACCAGTGCAGATGGGCAAAGGCGCGCTCGACGACCCAGCGTTGGGTGCCGAGCCCGGAGCCGTGCTCGGTGCCCCGGCGCGCGATCAGAGGCTTCACGCCGAGATCCCAGACCAAGCGCCGGTACTTGTCGTGGTCGTAGCCGCGGTCGGCGAGCACCATGTCCGGGCGGCGCCGGGGCCGTCCGCGCTTGCCGCGCACGGGCGGCACGGCCTGGAGGAGTGGGATCAGCTGGGTGACGTCGTTGCGGTTGCCGCCGGTCAGGGTGGCGGCGAGGGGGATGCCGGTGGCGTCGGTGATCAGATGATGCTTGCTGCCCGTCCTGCCCCGGTCGAC
The genomic region above belongs to Streptomyces coeruleorubidus and contains:
- a CDS encoding winged helix-turn-helix transcriptional regulator: MTTDAFLADCRARLAFDLLSNTWNPVVLWALRVGPRRPVELREQIGGISSKVLTETLRRLQSKGLVDRQAHPGAPPRVEYQLTTLGRTLLAPIDAVGAWAFEHGDEVMAAQEAECTTTKSPSE
- a CDS encoding NADPH-dependent F420 reductase gives rise to the protein MRIGVLGTGNMAEALATHWVRAGHDVAIGGRDVHKTERLATHLGGSAKPASLREAAEFGQVVLAALPFGAGARVARELRAVLDGKVLIDCSNPIGPGFRLLTQGGLSAAQQLAAAAPGTHVIKAFNLCHEDVWRMSPPIFDGRPLAIPVCGDDETALALVHQLVRHAGCEPVAGGGLERAGLLEATAALFIGLWVGEGADAQAIAPPLAYAAGPRHEEPEDAEKAFR
- a CDS encoding IS5 family transposase (programmed frameshift), with the protein product MIWGCGVARPKPWEVGDDLWAVIEPLLPKVERRIRHPGRKRHPDRLVFQGILFVLHTGISWEHLPQELGFGSGMTCWRRLADWTEAGVWPRLHEVLLAELRSANALDFSGAAVDGSHIRAFKRGAKTGRSPVDRGRTGSKHHLITDATGIPLAATLTGGNRNDVTQLIPLLQAVPPVRGKRGRPRRRPDMVLADRGYDHDKYRRLVWDLGVKPLIARRGTEHGSGLGTQRWVVERAFAHLHWFRRLRIRWEIRDDIHEAFLTLGCAHICWRRLRSL